GGACCTACACGTCTGTGTGCATCCACGCATGGCGTGGATCTACACGTCTGTTTGCATCCACGCATGGCGTGGATCTACACGTCTGTGGCCACTTCCACGCGGTTGCGGCCGCCCGCCTTGGCGCGGTACAGGGCTTCGTCGGCGCGTGCCAGTGCGCGCTCCAGCGTGTCGCCGCCGTCATCGTGCCAGCGCGCCACGCCGATGCTGACGCTCACCACCGGCGCGGCCTCTGAATCCACGTGGGCGATGGCCAGGGCCTGCACCTGCTGCCGCATCTGCTCGAAAGGCGCGGTTTCCGGCGTCCCCGGTGTCCAGTACCCCAGCGCGACGAACTCCTCGCCGCCATAGCGGGCCACGACCGAGCCGGCATCGCGCAACTGCGCTGCCAGGGTGACGGCCACCGCATGCAGCACGGTGTCGCCGGCCGGGTGGCCGTGACGGTCGTTGTAGCGCTTGAAAAAGTCGATGTCGATCATCGCGATGCGCAGTGCGCCGCGCGCATGCGGCGTGCGCAGGTAGCCCTGGAAGACCTCGCGTGCACGGCGGTCGAACGCGCGCCGGTTCAGCAAGCCGGTCAGGCCATCATGGTTGGCCATGGCATCGAGCTGCTGCTCGGCCCGCCACGTGGCCCGCGCCTGCCGTTCGGAAATGTAGCTGCCGACAATGCCTGCCAGGTTGCTGGCCAGCACGAACATCACCCCCTGCAGCATCTGCGCCCATTGCCGGCCTACCTGGATTTCGGCCAGGACGAAGGCGGCGGTGATCAGCGTGCCGGTCAGCGTGGCCACGCCGAAGCGCAGGCCGCAGAGGAAGTAGTTCAGCAGCAGGAACAGGCTGATGCCTTCATAGGGGTAATCCACACCGGCACGATGGGCGGTCCAGATCATCGTCACCAGGGCCAGCCCGGCAACCAGCACCACGCAGCCGCCCAGTGCCTGCAGGCGCTGCCTGAACGGGGGAACGAACGTCAGCAGGACCCCCAGCAGCAGCACCGGCAGCAGCACCCCCAGCCGCCAGCGCAGTACCACCGCGTTGACCTCGGGCGGCAGCCAGAACTGATCGAGCACGGCAAAGCCCACAGACAATGCCGCCGCCAGCGCGCACGCGCAGCGCATGCGCCACCGCACCTGGGTATTGAATGCGGAGGCGAAGCCGTCATCGCCTGGATGCCCTGCGGTGATGCGCCTGTCCGTGATCGCCATCGGCCCCTCCCATGCCCATCCCCACCAACGTAGTGGCGGCGGCATCAAGACCGCGTGGCGACTGGCCGCGCGGCGTCAAGCTTCGTTTCCACCACCCCCGCTAGAATGGGCGCATGAAAGCCCTGCACTCCCTGATTCTCGCTGCCGCCCTTGCGCCGGCCCTGCTGACCCTGTCCGCCCCCGCCCATGCCTGGGGCGCGCAGGGTCATCGCCTGGTGGCCGAAGTGGCCGATACCCGCCTCACCCCGACCGCGCGTGCCGAGGTCGACCGCCTGCTGGCCACCGAACCCGGTGCCACCCTGGCCAGCATCGCGCCGTGGGCCGACCAGCTGCGCGCCAAGGACCCCGGCCTGGGCCGTCGCTCCGCCGGCTGGCATTACGTCAACATCGCCGAAGACGGCTGCCATTACGAGCCGCCGAAGCACTGCAAGAACGGCAACTGCATCGTCGAAGCGCTGAAGGCCCAGAGTGCCATCCTGGGCGACCGCAGCCTGACCGACGGCGAGCGCCTGCAGGCGTTGAAGTTCGTCGTGCACCTGGTGGGCGACGTGCACCAGCCGATGCACGCCGGTTACGGCCACGACAAGGGTGGCAACGACTTCCAGCTGCAGTTCGGCAACCGCGGCACCAACCTGCACTCGCTGTGGGACAGCGGCATGCTCAACACGCGCAAGCTGGATGACGCCGGCTACCTGCCGGTGCTGCGTGCGCTGCCTGCACCGAAGCTGGCGCGCCAGTCCAACCCGCAGCGCGACCCGCAGAGCTGGGCCGAGGCCAGCTGCCGCATCTCGGTGCAGCCGGGCGTGTACCCGGCTGCGCACAAGATCGGCGATGAATACACCGCGCGCTATCGCCCGGTCGCCGAAGCGCAGCTGCGGCTGGCCGGCGAGAATCTGGCACAACTGCTGAACCGCGTGCTCGGCACGCGCTGAGGAGGTTCCGATGTCGGCCCAGGTCCAATCCTTCTTCCACCGCGACAGCAACACCTTCAGCTACCTGGTCAGCGACCCGGCCAGCGGTGAGGCCGCGCTGATCGATCCGGTGCTGGATTACGACCCCGACACCGACGCCAGCAGCGATGCGCCGGTGCGCCCGTTGCTGGAAGCCATCGACCGGCAGGGCCTCCACCTGCGCTGGCTGCTGGAAACCCACGCCCACGCCGACCACGTGTCGGCCGGGCGGCGGTTGAAGGCGCACTTCCCGCAGGCGACGCTGGCCATCGGCGAGGGAATCCGCGCGGTGCAGGCTACGTTCGCCCCCCGCTACGGCCTGGATGGGCCCGCGCTGGACACGCATTTCGACCATCTGTTCGCTGATGGCGAAACCTTCGCGCTGGGCCGGTTGCAGGGCCGCATCATCGCAGTGCCCGGCCACACCAGCGACAGCATTGCCTATCTCATCGGCGATGCGCTGTTCCCTGGCGATTCGCTGTTCATGCCCGACAGCGGCACCGCACGCTGCGATTTCCCCGGCGGTGACGCCGCGCAGCTGTACCGTTCGATCCAGCGCCTGCTGGCGCTGCCGGCTGCCACCCGCGTGTTCGTCTGCCACGACTATGGTCCGGGCGGCCGCGCGGTCGCCAACGAAACCACCATCGGTGCGCAGCGCGCGCACAACATCCACGTGCACGAAGGCGTGGATGAAGCGGCGTTCGTCAGCGTCCGGCAGGCACGTGATGCAACCCTGGCCGAGCCGAAGCTGATGCAGCCGGCGGTGAAGGCCAACATCCAGGGCGGGGCCTGACCGCAGCCCCGCCCTGTGCGCGCCACCGGGCACCGCCCGGCGCTACCGGCCCTGCGTGCGCACTACGTGCTGGCCCTTCGCGATCTCGAAGGTGAACGCGTACTGCAGGGTGACGGCTACCGGATTGACGCGCTCGGCCCCCTCGCAACCACGCTCATCCGGCACCTTGCCCGGCGCAAAGTGGCAGACCGCTGCCGGGAAGTATTTCCAGTGGGCAACGGCCTCCTGCGCCGCCTGCAGCAGCGGGGCATTTTCCGTCAACGTTCCTGCAGTGCAGGCACTGCGGTCGGTCAATGGCTGGGTGCGATCGACCTTGCCCTCCGCATCCACCACCACCTGCAGGCAGACCGTGGTGGGTGGCAGCGCGGTGCGTGGGTCACGCTCGCCCACTTCCGGGTCCGGACCCGCGTACAGCTGCGGCATCCGATAGCCTTCCGTGGCGGCCAGCGTGTAGGGCTGGATCTGGCCACCGCCGCCGCCCCCCTCGGGGCTCAGGCGCTGGTGGCCGACGCTCTCGTTGCGGGTTTCAACCGTGGTCAGCCGTTCCTGGGTAGCGCAGCCGGCCAGCAGCACCGCTGTGATGCACAGCGGTGCGCGCTTCAGTGCTGCCTTCACTGCGTCTGGCCGCCGTTCGCCTCGGTGTTGTCCATGGCGTAGGTGATCGGAATGCGCAGCTTGGCGGCCACCGGCTTGCCATCCTTCGTTGCCGGCTTGAACGTCCAGCTGCGCGCCGCTGCGATCGACGCAGCCTCGAACACGCCCGGATTGGTCGCACTTTCCACACGCACATCGGTGGCCACGCCCTTTTCATTCACGGCCACGATCAGCTTCACCACACCGGTCTGGCCCTTCTCGAACGCGCCCACCGGATAGCTCGGGGGTGACATGTTCTGTACCTGGATCGGCGTGTCCAGCCCATCCTTGGCAGCATCCGCCTGGGCGTACTGGAACGGCTCGGCACTGATCGACGGTACCCCCGTCGCCGCCCCCTGGCTCGCCCAGGCCAGCGCGGCCCCACCCATGCACAACCCCACCAGCAACATCTGACCGGTCACTTTCGACACTGCCTTCCGCTTCGACTGCTTCAACATGGCGATACGCTCCTTCAACACGGGTTGGCTGCGCCAATGGCATGCCATCGGTGCAACCGGGTGGACCAGCTGCGCCTTGAGCAGCGTGCTGGCATAAAGGCGGCGCTGCATCGGCTGCGCGGCAACGGTACGCGCATCGCAGGCCAGTTCCTGGTCGCGCAGGAAGCGGCGCGCGGCCCAGGGCAACAACGGGTGGAACCAGAACACGGTGCGTGCCAGCAGCAGTGCGCCGTTGGCCCAGTGGTCGCCATTACCGCGATGGCTGCGTTCGTGGCGCAGGATCAACGCCTGTTCTTCGGCATCGAACTGCTGGTCGAAGTGCGGCCCGACCACGATGCGCGGCCGCCACAGGCCGACCAGTGCGGGCAGCCCCGGATCGGCGCTGGCCTGCCAGCTGCCATCGGCCCGCGCCCGCAGCGTTCCCAGCCGGCGCTCGAAGCGGCGTTGCGCACGCAGTTCGCGCAGCGCACACAGCCCGGCGCCTGTGGCCCAGGCCAAGGCCAGCAACCAGGGCCACATCGGCAGCTGCGCCGGGACGCCCTCAACGCCCATGGGCACGACCTTCAGCGGCAGCGTGGGCACATGCTGCAGGGCCGGCAGCACCGGCAGTGGCAGCAGCACGGCCATCAGCAGCAGCGGCAGCAGCCACCAGCTGCGGTAGGCCAGGCCAGCACCGCCCAGCTTCACCAGCAGCGGTCGCACCGCTGCCAGCAACAGAACGCCCATCGCCAGCCACAGGCTGGCCCGCCACAGTCCTTCGAGCAGCTCATTCATCGTCCATCTCCTGGATCAGCTTCTTCAGTTCGGCGATGTCCTGCGCCGTCAGCTGGCCACGCTCGCTGAAATGGGCCACCAGCGGCGCCACCCGGCCGTCGAACACGCGGCCGATGAAATCCTGGCTCTGCGCCTCCACCCAGGCCTGGCGCTGCAGCAGCGGCTGGTAGAGGTAGCGGCGGCCATCACGCTCTGCGGCAATCGCGCCCTTGGTCAGCAGGCGGTTGAGCAGGGTCTTGATGGTCGGCTCGGCCCACTCGCGGTGGGCCAGCGCGGCCACCACGTCTTCGGCGCTGCGGGGGGACTGCTGCCACAGCACCTCCATCACAACGGCTTCGGCTTCGCTGATCGGGCTCATGATTTACATCCGTAATCGACAGCCCGATTACGCTCGTAATCGATCCGGTTGTCAACCCCCTCGACTGCAGGTTCATCGCGCCTGCCCCAGCATCGGTCGCTCCTGCCCCGCTGGAGCCCGCATGAAGCCGCTGCGCAAACTGGATTTCCCGGTGGAACAGGCCCGCCGCTTCCTTGAACCCGGCCCCATCGTGCTGGTCAGCACCGCGGCCCACGGGCAACGCAACCTGATGACGATGGGCTGGCACATGGTGATGGGCTTCTCGCCCTCGCTGGTGGCCACCTACCTGTGGAACGAGAACCACAGCTTTGCGTTGGCCCGCGACAGCCGGCAGTGCGTGATCAACGTTCCCGGCGTGGAGCTGCTGGACACCGTGGTGGATATCGGCAACTGCAGTGGCCGCGAGGTCGACAAGTTCGCGCGTTTCGGCCTGGATGCGGTGCCCGCGCGCGAGGTCGCCGCGCCGCTGGTGGGCCAGTGCCATTCCAGCTTCGAGTGCCGGCTTCACGACGACAGCCAGATCGAAGCCAGCAACCTCTTCATCTGGGAAATCGTGCGCGCCCACGTCGCGCCACGGCCGAAGCTGCCGCGTACCTTCCACTACCGGGGCGATGGCCGGTTCATGGTGGCGGGCGCGGAAATCTCGCGTCGACGGCGGTTCAAGCCCGACATGCTGTAATGCCAGCACTCCCCTTGCCGCAGGACCGCCACGCATGACCGAACACCTGACCGACCTGGACGCCGCCGTAGACTGGCTGTTCGCGCGCGTGGAAGGGCCGCTGCGGGTGGGCGCTCCGCTGGCACTGGGCAAGCCGCATCGGCTGCTCAATGCCCTGTATGCGCGCGTGGAAGGGGATCCGTCGCGGCCGCTGCAGCTGTACACCGCGCTGTCGCTGAATCCGCCGAAGGCACGCGGCGACGGCCTGGAGGCGCGCTTCATGGCGCCGTTCGTGCAGCGCCATTTCGGTGAGGACTTCCCGCGCCTGGCCTATGCCGATGCGATCGCCCGTGATGCACTGCCGGCGCATGTGGAGGTGGAGGAGTTCTACATGCAGTCCGGTGGGCTGCTCGGCTCACGCCAGGCGCAGTCCAGCTACACCAGCCTGAACTACACGCACGCGGCCGATGCCGTGGCGCAGCGCGCGCCGCAGGTGATCGTGCAGAAGGTGGCGATGCGCCCGGACGACCGTCGGCTGTCGTTGTCGTGCAACAACGACATCACCCAGGACACCCTGGATGCGATGGCTGCACGCGGCCTGCCGCGGCCCCTGCTGGTGGCCGAGATCGATCCGCAGCTGCCTTACCTGGGCGGTACGGCCACGGTGGATGTGTCCTTCTTCGATCTGGTCATTACCCCGCCGCCGCCCTACCCGGCCCTGTTCGGCCTGCCGCGGCAGCCGGTGGCCGATGCGGACTACGCCATCGGCCTGTACGCCAGCACGCTGGTGCGTGACGGCGGCACGCTGCAGATCGGCATCGGCACGCTGGCCGATGCTCTGAGCCATGCGCTGGTACTGCGCCACACCGACAACGCGCGCTACCGCCGCGTACTGAACGCACTGGACCCGCAGCTGGCCAGCCACCCGCTGGTGCAGGAGATCGGCGGCCTCGATCCCTTCGAGGTGGGCCTGTATGGCTGCAGCGAGATGCTCAACGAAGGCTTCCGGCGGCTGGTGCAG
Above is a genomic segment from Stenotrophomonas sp. ESTM1D_MKCIP4_1 containing:
- a CDS encoding GGDEF domain-containing protein is translated as MAITDRRITAGHPGDDGFASAFNTQVRWRMRCACALAAALSVGFAVLDQFWLPPEVNAVVLRWRLGVLLPVLLLGVLLTFVPPFRQRLQALGGCVVLVAGLALVTMIWTAHRAGVDYPYEGISLFLLLNYFLCGLRFGVATLTGTLITAAFVLAEIQVGRQWAQMLQGVMFVLASNLAGIVGSYISERQARATWRAEQQLDAMANHDGLTGLLNRRAFDRRAREVFQGYLRTPHARGALRIAMIDIDFFKRYNDRHGHPAGDTVLHAVAVTLAAQLRDAGSVVARYGGEEFVALGYWTPGTPETAPFEQMRQQVQALAIAHVDSEAAPVVSVSIGVARWHDDGGDTLERALARADEALYRAKAGGRNRVEVATDV
- a CDS encoding MBL fold metallo-hydrolase, translating into MSAQVQSFFHRDSNTFSYLVSDPASGEAALIDPVLDYDPDTDASSDAPVRPLLEAIDRQGLHLRWLLETHAHADHVSAGRRLKAHFPQATLAIGEGIRAVQATFAPRYGLDGPALDTHFDHLFADGETFALGRLQGRIIAVPGHTSDSIAYLIGDALFPGDSLFMPDSGTARCDFPGGDAAQLYRSIQRLLALPAATRVFVCHDYGPGGRAVANETTIGAQRAHNIHVHEGVDEAAFVSVRQARDATLAEPKLMQPAVKANIQGGA
- a CDS encoding BlaI/MecI/CopY family transcriptional regulator, whose translation is MSPISEAEAVVMEVLWQQSPRSAEDVVAALAHREWAEPTIKTLLNRLLTKGAIAAERDGRRYLYQPLLQRQAWVEAQSQDFIGRVFDGRVAPLVAHFSERGQLTAQDIAELKKLIQEMDDE
- a CDS encoding S1/P1 nuclease, coding for MKALHSLILAAALAPALLTLSAPAHAWGAQGHRLVAEVADTRLTPTARAEVDRLLATEPGATLASIAPWADQLRAKDPGLGRRSAGWHYVNIAEDGCHYEPPKHCKNGNCIVEALKAQSAILGDRSLTDGERLQALKFVVHLVGDVHQPMHAGYGHDKGGNDFQLQFGNRGTNLHSLWDSGMLNTRKLDDAGYLPVLRALPAPKLARQSNPQRDPQSWAEASCRISVQPGVYPAAHKIGDEYTARYRPVAEAQLRLAGENLAQLLNRVLGTR
- a CDS encoding TonB family protein, translating into MNELLEGLWRASLWLAMGVLLLAAVRPLLVKLGGAGLAYRSWWLLPLLLMAVLLPLPVLPALQHVPTLPLKVVPMGVEGVPAQLPMWPWLLALAWATGAGLCALRELRAQRRFERRLGTLRARADGSWQASADPGLPALVGLWRPRIVVGPHFDQQFDAEEQALILRHERSHRGNGDHWANGALLLARTVFWFHPLLPWAARRFLRDQELACDARTVAAQPMQRRLYASTLLKAQLVHPVAPMACHWRSQPVLKERIAMLKQSKRKAVSKVTGQMLLVGLCMGGAALAWASQGAATGVPSISAEPFQYAQADAAKDGLDTPIQVQNMSPPSYPVGAFEKGQTGVVKLIVAVNEKGVATDVRVESATNPGVFEAASIAAARSWTFKPATKDGKPVAAKLRIPITYAMDNTEANGGQTQ
- a CDS encoding flavin reductase family protein, giving the protein MKPLRKLDFPVEQARRFLEPGPIVLVSTAAHGQRNLMTMGWHMVMGFSPSLVATYLWNENHSFALARDSRQCVINVPGVELLDTVVDIGNCSGREVDKFARFGLDAVPAREVAAPLVGQCHSSFECRLHDDSQIEASNLFIWEIVRAHVAPRPKLPRTFHYRGDGRFMVAGAEISRRRRFKPDML